A stretch of DNA from Odontesthes bonariensis isolate fOdoBon6 chromosome 5, fOdoBon6.hap1, whole genome shotgun sequence:
TTGCCCAGATAATTGTTTATTTGTCCTGGCTAATCTGCGCCCACAGGTGATTCATTGGGCCCACACCTCGCTACTCACCTGCCATCCGGGAGTTCGGAGAGCCATGTTTGCCATCTCCCAATGGTTCTGGTGGCCATCAATAAGTCAGAGGTCCGGGAGTATATCGAGGCTTGTTCGGTCTGCGCCCGCAATAAAACATCCTCCGGGGCACGCAGGGGGCTGCTGCACGGTTCTGACCGTGGTGGACCGTTTTTCTAAAATGACGCACTTTATAGCTTTGCCTAAGTTACCTGCTGCCAAAGAAACGGCCAGTATCATGATGCAACATGTTTTCAGGATCCACAGGTTCCCTAAAGACATGGTTTGATAgacctttttgtttgttcctccCCATAGTGGAGTGATTTCGATTTCCCTGATAAATTtttatagatatacttctctcaaATGGGAGAAGTGtattactatatatatatatatatatatatatatatatatatatatatatatgacttGTGAACATCTGCtcctaaaataaaagcttttggaTATAACATctcctgcgtcctccattctctgggtgTGACACAATGAACCTGCAGCAGAAACTTTTAATGTCTGTTAATCATCTCAGAAAAGTTCATCAGCTCGTTCTCTGAAATCAGATCCAAACCACACAGTAAGCTGGACTTTGAgctgtttttatgtctttatgatGAATAAAACCACCCAGTTTTTATTACTTACTGGATATTATCTCGagtttctcctcctcctggaaAGATTAGAGCCTGATGACACCAGTTAAAGTCCAAAGTGTTCAGAGTACCAGCTGTGAGGAGTTCTTTATAGCAGGAACAGACGACTCAGTGGCTGatctgagaggagaaatggctcagaaaggagttcagctggaccCAGAAAGCTTCTCCTGTTCGAtctgcctggatctgctgaaggatccggtggctattccctgtggacacagctactgcaggaGCTGTGTTAAAGCccactgggatggagaggatcagaaggggatccacagctgccctcagtgcagggAAACCTTCATACCGAGGCCTGTCCTGGGGAAaaacaccatgttagctgatttagtggagcagctgaagaagactggactccgtgctgctcctgctgatcactgctatgctggagctgaagatgtggcctgtgatgtctgctctgggaggaagctgaaagccaccaagtcctgtttatcctgtctggcctcttactgtgaggaacaccttcagcctcattatgattcagctccattcaggaaacacaagctggtggagccctccaagaagctccaggagaacatctgctctgatcacggtgaggtgatgaagatgttctgccgtactgatcagaagtgcatctgttatctctgctctgtggaggaacataaaggccacgacacagtgtcagctgcagcagaaaggactgagaggcagagagagctggaggggagtcggcagcagatccagcagagaatccaggacgcagagaaagatgtgaagctgcttcagcagcagctggaggccatccatcggtctgctgataaaacagaggagcacagccagaagatcttcagccagctgatccgtctcctccagaaaagaagctctgatgtgaagcagcagatcagatcccagcaggaagccgaagggagtcgagtcaaagagcttcaggagaagctggagcaggagatcactgagctgaagaggaaagatgctgagctgcagcagctctcacacacagaggatcacagccagtttctgcacagctggccctcagtggcagcactcaggggggctacacactcatccagcatccagatccgtcctctgaggcactttgaggatgtgacagcagctgtgtcagagctcagagataaactacaggacatcctgagagaggaatgggccaacatctcactgagagtcgctgaaggggatgttttactgtcacagcctgaacctgaaccagaacctgaacctgaacgtgagagcagagctggattcttaagatattcatgtgaaatcacaatggatccaaacacagcaaacagagatctgttactgtcagatggaaacagaaaagtgaaattaatgaaacatcctcagtcttattctgatcatccagacagattcacttACTTTCgtcaggtcctgagcagagagagtctgactggacgttgttactgggaggtggagacgAGAGGAGGATATGTTggtgtagcagtcgcatacaagaacatcagcagagcaggataTGGGAGTGAATGTGGATTTGGATGGAATGAAAAATCTTGGGCATTATATTATTTACTAGACAGTTATACATTTATGTACAACAAGATaaaaacctccatctcaggtcctcgggcctccagagtgggagtgtacctggatcacagagcaggtattctgtccttctacagcgtctctggaaccatgactctcctccacagagtccagaccacattcactcagccgctctgtgctgggattaatatttgttattattatggatcctcagcagagtttgtgtaaagtgtaataaatgtgttcagtcagcttgttgctgacagctggttgctgtgatgtctctgctgctctgctgtttatttgctgctgtttcctgtgtctgtgcagccatggaggatatcactgctgaTCAGGAGTTTGATTCACAGAATCAGGAGATCCTCCATCAGCTTTAATGTGAGAACTAAAGAAGATTTCCACAGCAAACACGACTCTGAAGGAAGGAACAAAGTGTTTTCTGTTgtcttcatttcagagtttctgTGGAATCTGATGGAGAAAATGTCAAACTGATACGAGGGTCTAACTGAGGCAGTTTTCCTGTACCAGCACAAAGTCCAGAGTTCATGTTCAGAGCAGGAAACATTtgtccttttgactttcttcaatAAAACAGCTTCATCACAGAGAAACGAGTCCagtttcaccaaatggagacatttttaaatccaggttaaagacatttctgttctcatgtgtctatgcatgaaatctgcacgatatctttgaactcatctggactgttgcttgtttttaaattaatttaaatgactttatttgtttctctttatattcttttatgtatttttaatgcttcttccactccctgctgcaatgcttttattttatgtaaagcactttgaattgtttgcacatgaaatgtgctatataaataaatttgatttgatttgatttgaacaaaGAAGTGTCTCAAAGTTTCTTTAAGACCGATTCACAGAAAAGTCTAATGTTGCCAAAGCTCCACACATCCTGCCCCATCACGTCAACCAGGTAGATGTAATGTCAGCTTTTGGCCAGGAGGTGGTGCCATGTTGCCCTGAGCCACACAAGACTTCCCACATCCTGTCACAATGACACATGAACGACCATCAAAAGGAGTTTTTTGAACTCTTGTTTACCAGGATTTCTGCGCTGATGAGTTAAATGTGGTCTGATCAGACTCACAATCATAGACTAAACAGCAGCCATGTGTTCATTTGACACACTGATTAATTACTTAAACTGGTGGATAACAACCCAAAGGTGGGTAACGGACCCGTTTTCAGTATAGTCAGGTTCACTgtgtacaaaaatgtactttggtgggaattttttggggatttgttgacctatacatttttggaatctgcagaccttggggattccaaaaaacaatgttgccacttgaacagacacctgtatggcggccattttggaatttcaaaacggggcgccataaaatacagaatttcagctaccttggcctctaaacaacctaaaaactcaatttaacatgccaatcctatgttttcttggtcaagGAATCCAATGGTGACTTCAAAATTATGCTCAGAATCGTGCTGTTGCACCCCCAAGGGGTGGGAAACAAAATTGTGGCACCTCCAAGAAGTGGAAAAGGAAATTGTTACTCTAATCCCCCTTAATGACCCCATGTCAGAAGTCCGGGaacaaaatacttaaaattTCTGCATATGATTATATAATAGTAGGTCGTTGGGCTTTTCCTGCGAAGTTTGATTGATGTTTtacttcttaaaaagtactcGGTTAAGGTTTGGACGAACAAACTACACAGAAATATTCTCTAGATGACAACCATTCTCACCATTTGACACTAATGACACTAAAACACAAACCAGACAGAATTAATCATTCTTAAAAGTTGTGGTGAGTGGCATTTGAAAAAATTGTGttcatcagcacaaacacatgAGTTCTGATTCAGCATTTTACCCTGATAAGGTTGATTACACCAGCTTTTGTGGCTGATTTTACTGGAGTAACAAGTCATCCTGGATATTTTTTGTAATTTCAATGAAGAATCGATGAAACTACCTTGCTAGCTTCTCTAGCTTATCTAGCGAGCTACAACAAGTTACCACAAACTAGATGGAGAAGACAGTAGAAGCAAAGCCGAGGAGGGATCCATAACTCTTGGCCAGCCGAGCAAGGCGGAAACTGGTTGGGAAGCTAGCCAACAGAAGTTTGCATGGCCGAGGGCTCAGGACCTACAAGCTAACCAAGAACTAGCTTTGGAGCACAAGCTAGTTCTTGGTTAGCTTGTGCTAGCCATGAGCACAAAGCATTTTGGTCCTTTGTGCTCAAGCTAGTTCGGGAGCACAAATATAACACAGCTAGCTCTTTTTAGGACTAAACTGGGAAGTCAGGTTAATGAGAGGGTCCTTTGAATTTGATAGCTAGCCAAGTTGGCTTTCGGCTAAAAGAGCAGCTTCTAGCCAGAGGATCCTCCTGATATCTGGTCATTCTTTTGAGAGCTAGACTGGCTAGCTCGTGCTTCCCAGCTAAGCGACCTGTTGGCTACAGTGACCTGTTGAGCTCCAGAGCCATGGGAGCCTGACGCTATCTGAGGTAGCTCTCCTGAACTCTCAGCTAGAAACGTGAGCTAGCTggctgggagctgagagcttgGTCTGCTTCGTTTACAAATGACGGGATTCAGCGATTCAGTGCCAAGACAATGAGAgtttttatcaattcatttactttttgcagaaaaaaacttcaaaatgtattttttagaAAACACAGATGAGTTTTTGAATGGATGATAACTGCTGGTGTGGgaaaaattcaataattttAAATGGAAGACGATGTGAGAAGAACACTGAACCACAACACTTCTTTTTGCAAAAGATAGAATTAAAATAAGTCTTAAAAAACTTTTAAAGTGTACCCTCAATTATTTAAGAATAAACATCTGATCTTTGTAGCACAAAGGTGACGTTAGCGTAGCATCAGAGCAGCTGCACATGAGCGGGCTAAAGAAACACGAGTCAGACGGCTTTTACTCAATAGTATGGCTTCCATTTATAACTCATAT
This window harbors:
- the LOC142380617 gene encoding tripartite motif-containing protein 16-like, which codes for MAQKGVQLDPESFSCSICLDLLKDPVAIPCGHSYCRSCVKAHWDGEDQKGIHSCPQCRETFIPRPVLGKNTMLADLVEQLKKTGLRAAPADHCYAGAEDVACDVCSGRKLKATKSCLSCLASYCEEHLQPHYDSAPFRKHKLVEPSKKLQENICSDHGEVMKMFCRTDQKCICYLCSVEEHKGHDTVSAAAERTERQRELEGSRQQIQQRIQDAEKDVKLLQQQLEAIHRSADKTEEHSQKIFSQLIRLLQKRSSDVKQQIRSQQEAEGSRVKELQEKLEQEITELKRKDAELQQLSHTEDHSQFLHSWPSVAALRGATHSSSIQIRPLRHFEDVTAAVSELRDKLQDILREEWANISLRVAEGDVLLSQPEPEPEPEPERESRAGFLRYSCEITMDPNTANRDLLLSDGNRKVKLMKHPQSYSDHPDRFTYFRQVLSRESLTGRCYWEVETRGGYVGVAVAYKNISRAGYGSECGFGWNEKSWALYYLLDSYTFMYNKIKTSISGPRASRVGVYLDHRAGILSFYSVSGTMTLLHRVQTTFTQPLCAGINICYYYGSSAEFV